One window of the Sparus aurata chromosome 17, fSpaAur1.1, whole genome shotgun sequence genome contains the following:
- the LOC115567850 gene encoding C-type lectin domain family 9 member A-like isoform X1: MKINIRLKLAEKIYIMVMPSQTLLGIQYWFVHMSNSVSTHEKPNDLEIIYDEVKSEQQGSDTRPVKKDNKKKAPMFTLLHVVAAVLGIICVSLLSVLITLSIYFKAVVSERLRENSNLTAQKLQLWTEKTDLERRNEELTRERDGLNWTIGVILEHKDFPVERHCPQKVCKPCLDNWLQFQTNCYFFANEGWNNWDGVREECRKTNADLVVIDSQEEQEFINNHTKAYYDEKHGYWIGLSRKDVKDGWKWVDGSNVTVTYWRQEPRNSEGCVLTLPREACLANWDKVSCWAYNRWICETRALIKGSAP; the protein is encoded by the exons ATGAAAATCAACATTCGTTTAAAGCTTGCAGAGAAGATCTACATCATGGTGATGCCGTCACAAACACTGCTGGGAATACAATATTGGTTTGTGCATAT GTCTAACAGCGTCTCAACACACG AGAAACCAAACGACCTGGAAATAATCTACGATGAGGTGAAGAGTGAGCAGCAGGGATCGGACACACGTCCTGTCAAAAAAG ATAATAAAAAGAAAGCTCCAATGTTTACTCTGCTTCATGTGGTGGCAGCAGTTTTGGGGAttatctgtgtctctctgctgtcagtccTCATCACCCTCAGTATCTACT TCAAAGCAGTCGTGTCAGAGCGACTCAGAGAAAACAGCAACCTGACAGCCCAGAAATTGCAGCTGTGGACAGAGAAGACTGATTTAGAGAGACGAAACGAAGAGCtgaccagagagagagacggactcAACTGGACCATCGGAGTCATCCTGGAACACAAGGACTTCCCAGTGGAACGACACTGCCCACAGAAAG TGTGTAAACCTTGTCTGGACAACTGGCTGCAGTTTCAGACCAACTGTTACTTTTTTGCGAATGAGGGTTGGAATAATTGGGACGGAGTTCGTGAAGAGTGCAGAAAGACTAATGCAGATCTGGTGGTGATTGACAGCCAGGAGGAACAG GAATTCATCAATAATCACACAAAAGCCTACTATGATGAAAAGCATGGCTACTGGATTGGCTTGAGTAGAAAGGATGTGAAGGACGGGTGGAAGTGGGTGGATGGAAGCAATGTCACTGTGAC GTACTGGAGACAAGAACCCAGAAACAGTGAAGGGTGTGTTTTAACTCTGCCGCGTGAAGCTTGTCTGGCCAACTGGGACAAAGTGAGCTGCTGGGCGTATAACCGCTGGATCTGTGAAACAAGAGCCCTGATCAAAGGATCAGCCCCATAA
- the LOC115567850 gene encoding C-type lectin domain family 9 member A-like isoform X4: MEEELNYASVTFRSNSVSTHEKPNDLEIIYDEVKSEQQGSDTRPVKKDNKKKAPMFTLLHVVAAVLGIICVSLLSVLITLSIYFKAVVSERLRENSNLTAQKLQLWTEKTDLERRNEELTRERDGLNWTIGVILEHKDFPVERHCPQKVCKPCLDNWLQFQTNCYFFANEGWNNWDGVREECRKTNADLVVIDSQEEQEFINNHTKAYYDEKHGYWIGLSRKDVKDGWKWVDGSNVTVTYWRQEPRNSEGCVLTLPREACLANWDKVSCWAYNRWICETRALIKGSAP; the protein is encoded by the exons ATGGAGGAAGAACTGAACTATGCGTCTGTGACTTTCAGGTCTAACAGCGTCTCAACACACG AGAAACCAAACGACCTGGAAATAATCTACGATGAGGTGAAGAGTGAGCAGCAGGGATCGGACACACGTCCTGTCAAAAAAG ATAATAAAAAGAAAGCTCCAATGTTTACTCTGCTTCATGTGGTGGCAGCAGTTTTGGGGAttatctgtgtctctctgctgtcagtccTCATCACCCTCAGTATCTACT TCAAAGCAGTCGTGTCAGAGCGACTCAGAGAAAACAGCAACCTGACAGCCCAGAAATTGCAGCTGTGGACAGAGAAGACTGATTTAGAGAGACGAAACGAAGAGCtgaccagagagagagacggactcAACTGGACCATCGGAGTCATCCTGGAACACAAGGACTTCCCAGTGGAACGACACTGCCCACAGAAAG TGTGTAAACCTTGTCTGGACAACTGGCTGCAGTTTCAGACCAACTGTTACTTTTTTGCGAATGAGGGTTGGAATAATTGGGACGGAGTTCGTGAAGAGTGCAGAAAGACTAATGCAGATCTGGTGGTGATTGACAGCCAGGAGGAACAG GAATTCATCAATAATCACACAAAAGCCTACTATGATGAAAAGCATGGCTACTGGATTGGCTTGAGTAGAAAGGATGTGAAGGACGGGTGGAAGTGGGTGGATGGAAGCAATGTCACTGTGAC GTACTGGAGACAAGAACCCAGAAACAGTGAAGGGTGTGTTTTAACTCTGCCGCGTGAAGCTTGTCTGGCCAACTGGGACAAAGTGAGCTGCTGGGCGTATAACCGCTGGATCTGTGAAACAAGAGCCCTGATCAAAGGATCAGCCCCATAA